The following coding sequences are from one Leishmania major strain Friedlin complete genome, chromosome 36 window:
- a CDS encoding putative phosphatidylinositolN-acetylglucosaminyltransferase subunit c, whose amino-acid sequence MSRSFSSSESLASSQQRLEAARYAASTEEESSLPESGDYDRRSQETRHYSSHPDHLQRVPSKQITSVSPLWRKVLYERQPFEDNYVDPQQFLEELSHNKDIKNYEYATVVINTLAITQEISIVVLFCHAFMGVFTNSIGKYSLLWIDVLSVLAALVCYVFYQCHQDACKETVERPASLSTRCSPPPRQPSRWLFHAWNFGRQVVSLVTMLALLSPIFSTLTVTYSDDTIVTLSILTMSLHVLLTDYSYLNAYTQRFDPNLSVNMAIYCVTLMASRISSPLASGALICFGIMCFSLSPIVRHLVKHYSFTAHVAITFGLVGLAIGCLTQIRILAILYTVTVLMISFGIPWLFVRMHSSVKTQINGPWDEAKPTNSAAAAEWANSGFLA is encoded by the coding sequence ATGTCACGGTCGTTCTCCTCTAGCGAGTCGCTCGCCtcatcgcagcagcgtctcgagGCGGCTCGCTACGCGGCatcgacggaggaggagagcagtTTGCCGGAAAGCGGAGACTACGATCGTCGCTCGCAGGAGACAAGGCACTACAGCTCACATCCGGACCATCTTCAGCGCGTTCCGTCTAAACAGATTACCAGCGTTAGCCCGTTGTGGCGTAAGGTGCTCTACGAGCGACAGCCTTTTGAGGACAACTACGTGGACCCGCAGCAGTTCTTGGAAGAGTTGAGTCATAACAAGGACATCAAGAACTACGAGTACGCGACCGTCGTCATCAACACCCTCGCCATCACACAGGAGATCTCCATCGTGGTCCTCTTCTGCCACGCCTTCATGGGTGTCTTCACGAACTCCATCGGCAAGTACTCGCTCCTGTGGATTGACGTGCTGAGCGTGCTAGCCGCGCTTGTGTGCTACGTGTTTTACCAGTGCCACCAAGACGCCTGCAAGGAGACGGTGGAGCGACCCGCCAGCCTGAGCACGCGCtgttcaccgccgccgcggcagccgtcgCGGTGGCTCTTTCACGCGTGGAACTTTGGCCGACAGGTTGTCAGCCTCGTCACAATGCTCGCCCTGCTCAGCCCCATCTTCAGCACCCTCACCGTCACCTACAGCGACGACACCATCGTGACGCTGTCCATCCTCACCATGTCCCTGCACGTGCTGTTGACGGACTACAGCTATCTGAACGCCTACACCCAGCGCTTCGACCCTAACTTGTCTGTTAACATGGCTATCTACTGTGTGACCCTCATGGCATCGCGCATCTCCAGCCCTCTAGCGAGCGGGGCCCTCATCTGCTTTGGCATCATGtgcttctcgctctccccgATCGTCCGTCACCTCGTTAAGCACTACTCCTTCACTGCCCACGTCGCCATCACATTCGGCCTCGTTGGCCTGGCGATCGGATGCCTGACCCAGATCCGTATCCTGGCCATCTTGTACACCGTGACAGTGCTTATGATCTCGTTTGGCATTCCGTGGCTCTTTGTACGCatgcacagcagcgtcaAGACCCAAATCAATGGCCCCTGGGACGAGGCGAAGCCCAccaacagcgccgccgccgcggagtgGGCCAACTCTGGCTTCTTGGCGTGA